From Acanthopagrus latus isolate v.2019 chromosome 22, fAcaLat1.1, whole genome shotgun sequence, the proteins below share one genomic window:
- the rmdn3 gene encoding regulator of microtubule dynamics protein 3 — translation MNMPLGRNGLIGLAVGATAGLSLIAFIFYREIRKRKSQSVVLEAQTVPRLFDGVDGAALLQETLDAQELEAQQQALAAVEAVVQGLSPEQQLELRNQLDQVLNCVASLRSEVAELRGGLQDIAVQIIQDVKKGVEDSQRVRRRRHVVHRERTNSTSSSSIYFTASQGMASTYEETSEGGYSTAYAESDYTDRDTDREEGEREPEQESEEDEDRSCATVLTLRQEDSQEEEMEERGLEEEDAEEEDEGRLQLVTEAPSGELALLLAQSDILHTGDASLKAEGFRLLLDNKAEYGDSREFLWRLARAYSDMYESAEDKQEKMTYAQQGREEAESALKKKGLNAECHKWFAVLTGLPYQNDSMHSKLKSSHILKEHLDRAIALRDDDPLCFYLLGRWCYEVATLDWLEKKAAAAIFHSAPTTTLHDALENFLKAEELSPGFSKTVRLYIAKCHMELGNISEASNWTELALMMPTNTKDDEEMSQLEAQLHRCTDRKI, via the exons ATGAATATGCCGCTCGGAAGGAACGGGTTGATCGGTCTCGCTGTAGGAGCCACAGCAGGTTTGAGCTTGATCGCCTTCATTTTCTACCGTGAGATTAGAAAGAGAAAGTCCCAGAGCGTGGTGCTGGAGGCACAGACAGTTCCCCGACTGTTCGACGGGGTGGACGGAGCAGCGCTGCTGCAGGAGACGCTGGATGCTCAGG AGTTGGAGGCCCAGCAGCAGGCACTGGCAGCAGTGGAGGCGGTGGTGCAGGGCCTGTCCCCAGaacagcagctggagctcagGAACCAGCTGGACCAGGTGCTGAACTGTGTGGCCTCCCTGCGCTCCGAGGTGGCGGAGCTGAGGGGCGGACTGCAGGACATCGCTGTGCAGATCATCCAGGATGTgaa GAAGGGAGTGGAGGACAGTCAGCGGGTTCGTCGACGCCGCCATGTCGTCCACAGGGAGCGCACCAActccaccagctccagctccataTACTTCACAGCCAGTCAGGGCATGGCCAGCACATATGAAGAGACCAGTGAAGGAGG GTACTCGACGGCCTACGCTGAGTCGGACTACACAGATcgtgacacagacagagaggagggtgagCGGGAGCCTGAACAGGAGTCCGAGGAAGACGAGGACAGAAGCTGCGCCACTGTCCTTACCCTGCGCCAGGAGGACTCccaggaagaggagatggaggagagggggctAGAAGAGGAAGATgcggaggaggaagatgaggggaGGCTGCAGCTGGTGACTGAAGCTCCCAGTGGGGAACTGGCTCTCCTCCTGGCTCAGAGTGACATCCTCCACACAGGAGATGCCAGTTTAAAAGCTGAGGGCTTCCGTCTGCTGCTGGACAACAAAGCAGAG TATGGAGACAGCAGGGAGTTTCTATGGCGACTGGCACGGGCTTACAGTGACATGTACGAGTCCGCTGAGGACAAGCAGGAGAAGATGACCTACGCACAGCAAG GTCGGGAGGAGGCAGAATCGGCCCTGAAGAAGAAGGGCCTGAATGCCGAGTGTCACAAATG GTTTGCTGTGCTGACAGGACTGCCCTACCAGAATGACAGCATGCACAGCAAGCTGAAGAGCAGCCACATATTAAAG GAGCATCTGGACCGGGCCATCGCCCTCAGAGACGATGACCCCCTATGTTTCTACCTGCTGGGCAGGTGGTGCTATGAG GTAGCCACTCTTGACTGGCTGGAGAAGAAGGCAGCTGCTGCTATTTTCCACAgtgcccccaccaccaccctgcaTGACGCCCTTGAGAACTTCCTAAAG GCAGAGGAACTGAGTCCAGGTTTCTCCAAGACCGTGAGGCTTTACATTGCAAAG TGTCACATGGAGCTGGGAAACATCTCTGAGGCCTCAAACTGGACTGAACTGGCTCTGATGATGCCCACAAATACTAAAGAT GATGAAGAGATGTCTCAGCTGGAGGCTCAGCTTCACAGATGtactgacagaaaaatctga